The following are encoded in a window of Desulfopila inferna genomic DNA:
- the trmFO gene encoding methylenetetrahydrofolate--tRNA-(uracil(54)-C(5))-methyltransferase (FADH(2)-oxidizing) TrmFO has translation MTYNNEVMIIGGGLAGCEAAWQAAGRGCSVTLHEMRPLKYSAAHESDLLGELVCSNSLRSDDVTSAVGLLKEEMRMLGSLIIAAARKTAVPAGKALAVDRRLFAESITQALEKSPHINIIREEVSELPESPVPCILATGPLTSEAMAESLSKLTGEKRLAFYDAIAPIVESDSLDMDIVYRKSRYDDGPGDYLNCPMDKEQYLHFINELRRGKSVPMRDFEEVKYFEGCLPVEVMCERGEETLRFGPMKPVGLEDPRTGRVPYAVVQLRTENKGGTHYNMVGFQTRLNYGEQMRIFRLIPGMEKAAFSRLGSIHRNTFIQAPELLLPTLQLQKRPNLLIAGQLSGVEGYIESAAMGLIAGINSAAIAHGEPPAIPPPATALGALLTHLTSAAPKGGFQPSNVNFGLFPPLGKKMPKKLRGQARADLALAELRNWMRAQGINQI, from the coding sequence ATGACATATAATAACGAAGTAATGATAATCGGAGGAGGCCTGGCAGGTTGTGAAGCTGCATGGCAGGCCGCAGGACGAGGCTGCTCGGTCACTCTCCATGAGATGAGACCGCTAAAATACAGCGCCGCCCATGAGTCTGATCTGCTGGGTGAGTTGGTCTGCAGCAATTCCCTGCGCTCCGATGATGTCACCTCCGCCGTGGGCCTCCTCAAAGAAGAGATGCGAATGCTGGGCTCCCTTATCATCGCAGCAGCGCGCAAGACCGCCGTTCCCGCCGGCAAAGCCCTGGCCGTCGACCGCCGGCTTTTTGCGGAATCGATCACGCAAGCCCTGGAGAAATCACCCCATATCAACATAATAAGAGAAGAGGTCTCTGAGCTTCCGGAGTCTCCTGTCCCCTGCATTCTGGCAACCGGTCCCCTTACCTCCGAGGCCATGGCCGAAAGCCTGAGCAAACTGACCGGCGAAAAGCGTCTGGCTTTCTACGATGCCATTGCTCCCATTGTCGAGAGCGACTCCCTCGACATGGATATCGTCTACCGCAAATCACGCTACGATGACGGCCCTGGTGATTACCTGAACTGTCCCATGGACAAAGAGCAGTATCTTCATTTCATCAATGAACTGCGCCGTGGAAAGAGCGTGCCCATGCGCGATTTCGAAGAAGTTAAATATTTCGAAGGCTGTCTTCCTGTAGAAGTGATGTGCGAGCGAGGCGAAGAAACCCTGCGTTTCGGTCCCATGAAACCTGTGGGTCTGGAAGATCCACGCACCGGCAGGGTGCCCTATGCGGTGGTTCAGCTGCGCACCGAAAACAAAGGCGGAACGCATTATAATATGGTGGGTTTTCAGACAAGACTGAACTATGGCGAACAGATGAGGATATTTCGCCTGATTCCAGGCATGGAAAAGGCCGCCTTTTCACGCCTCGGCTCTATCCACAGAAATACCTTCATCCAGGCCCCTGAACTGCTCTTACCCACACTGCAACTGCAGAAACGGCCGAATCTGCTTATCGCCGGTCAACTCTCGGGGGTTGAGGGATACATTGAATCAGCTGCTATGGGACTCATCGCCGGAATCAACAGCGCCGCAATTGCCCACGGCGAACCTCCGGCAATACCTCCGCCTGCCACAGCGCTCGGCGCCCTGCTCACCCACCTGACCAGCGCTGCACCAAAGGGAGGCTTTCAACCTTCCAATGTCAACTTTGGTCTTTTTCCACCGTTAGGGAAAAAAATGCCTAAGAAGCTTCGCGGCCAGGCACGGGCGGACCTTGCTCTTGCCGAACTGCGTAACTGGATGAGGGCTCAGGGAATCAATCAAATCTAG
- a CDS encoding DnaB-like helicase C-terminal domain-containing protein: protein MKSPIAQFYQEHLPDGVIRNSILTAECPFCKREPTGKKGKIIVFLNPTSLFFGYFRCSVACVEGGFPQWFAELAGIDSSLVPGHIEEEPVLQDLVNPPGNINAEIDDFSNKLEQEQLGYFDDANLGASTLQQLKIGYNGRYLVYPYFQMDGNVYSARCVNPRKHEDYFWYGDTSFAAGPTGLFNVEEIRRCAGGALFLCEGEENLLTVKQLGFPGSAYFENTILENIDPQIFAALKTLFIVPRNTVESMTAARLAASKIGFKVRILKWDLHCPRDYTIFQFAIDSSTDFAKNFGEMIVASKPFSPFAAPKKEFRRFFTTLAESSGEEYSALISGFDLLDDRINGIHGINILGGGPKVGKSCFMIQMATEMAARRVPVLYYDFENGRQRIYQRTFSRMSRIETSRLQPGHLAAGEKERYSEASRKFEKLLGYFRVINDRKVSPELMRRHIDFLRHETRNDYTVVVIDSLHKLPFKDLSEMRSGIDSWLRQMESIRDELNVSFLVASELSRGTGGSYDEEPHMGVFKGSGDIEYSADNAMVLLPKWNHMKDEMMERVNMLWLVGSREHSPGLIGNYVLDYPYWGFREEAPLSPR, encoded by the coding sequence ATGAAATCGCCTATAGCGCAATTTTATCAGGAGCACCTGCCTGATGGCGTCATCCGAAACTCAATATTGACAGCAGAATGCCCTTTCTGCAAAAGGGAGCCAACAGGCAAAAAGGGGAAAATAATAGTCTTCCTCAATCCAACCAGCCTGTTTTTCGGCTATTTCAGATGTTCCGTCGCCTGTGTAGAGGGCGGCTTTCCGCAATGGTTCGCGGAACTGGCAGGTATAGACAGCTCCCTGGTTCCCGGCCACATCGAGGAGGAGCCTGTCCTGCAGGATCTGGTGAATCCTCCCGGAAACATTAATGCTGAGATCGATGATTTCAGCAACAAGCTCGAGCAGGAACAACTCGGATATTTTGACGATGCCAACCTGGGAGCGTCAACTCTGCAGCAGCTGAAAATCGGTTATAACGGCAGATATCTGGTTTACCCTTATTTTCAAATGGATGGCAATGTATATTCCGCCAGGTGCGTTAATCCCCGGAAACATGAAGATTATTTCTGGTATGGCGATACTTCCTTTGCTGCCGGCCCCACTGGGCTTTTCAATGTCGAAGAGATACGCCGGTGTGCCGGAGGCGCCTTGTTTCTCTGTGAGGGAGAAGAGAATCTGCTGACTGTCAAGCAGCTTGGTTTTCCCGGATCGGCCTATTTTGAAAATACGATCCTGGAGAACATAGATCCGCAGATATTTGCGGCGCTGAAGACTCTTTTTATTGTTCCCCGGAATACGGTGGAATCGATGACGGCAGCCCGTCTGGCAGCGTCGAAAATAGGCTTTAAAGTACGTATTCTCAAGTGGGATCTGCATTGCCCGCGGGATTACACCATATTTCAATTCGCGATCGACAGTTCCACCGATTTCGCCAAAAATTTCGGTGAAATGATTGTCGCCTCCAAACCGTTTTCCCCTTTTGCCGCTCCGAAAAAGGAATTCAGGCGGTTCTTCACCACTCTGGCGGAGTCATCCGGTGAAGAATACAGCGCGCTGATCTCGGGTTTTGATCTGCTTGATGACAGGATCAATGGCATTCATGGCATAAATATTCTGGGTGGCGGTCCCAAGGTTGGTAAATCCTGCTTCATGATCCAGATGGCTACTGAGATGGCAGCGCGCCGGGTCCCGGTACTTTATTACGACTTTGAAAATGGCAGGCAACGCATTTATCAGCGGACCTTCTCGAGAATGTCAAGAATTGAGACATCACGACTGCAGCCCGGGCACCTGGCAGCCGGGGAAAAGGAGCGCTACTCCGAGGCAAGCCGGAAATTCGAGAAACTCCTGGGTTATTTCAGGGTGATAAATGACCGTAAAGTATCGCCGGAATTGATGCGCCGTCATATTGATTTTTTGCGGCATGAAACTCGCAATGACTACACGGTAGTGGTTATTGACAGCCTGCATAAACTTCCGTTCAAGGATCTTTCCGAGATGCGCTCCGGAATAGATTCCTGGCTGCGTCAGATGGAATCCATACGTGATGAGTTGAACGTGTCTTTTCTCGTAGCTTCTGAATTATCCCGCGGGACCGGAGGATCTTATGACGAAGAGCCGCATATGGGCGTGTTCAAAGGCTCCGGTGATATCGAATACAGCGCCGACAATGCCATGGTTCTGCTGCCCAAATGGAATCATATGAAGGATGAGATGATGGAAAGGGTCAACATGTTATGGCTGGTCGGCAGCCGTGAACACAGCCCTGGACTTATCGGCAACTATGTTCTGGATTATCCCTATTGGGGCTTTCGCGAGGAAGCTCCGCTGTCTCCCCGCTAA
- a CDS encoding cyclic nucleotide-binding domain-containing protein, translating to MAEADKQQVALDVLKTLNAAVITTKLYPPRYPQVANAADNAFSLITEYQRKFGSLSFSLVDDAPKLCGLPVSKKTLGKMHGEDVFQQLRLLKLNHLVLERGISREPFDKLLTFFTTSPQLVGREGGGRAFVVNLGLNDLFPEEYLVELPEEREDVFAAVLTRLVEEDRVTTEDMQSVSTEIDGETVAGQKRISALGTLNKEPGRLTDILLAGIADALQGINRIGEISFPSSFTIILRNVNRFTDQEERESLAQSLAAVCARHFDDFALHLLLLQNYPGGFGLRLYDKLLAAIAGSFDDVVRLIREEEEVVARNSGKSSEQYKHIASAVERLFDSRRGQQYLVREKARELLETGEKERHKKRIQAGISGILHGDVNSLRNKEVVEHLPATVETLIARGKDKAAATIITNITTELIRGEQSSHDLLSECLSRIGESLISASKWDWLERLSKPLMAWLKEADRADEVCENIVEILLNLLKHYWKMGEDKKADKILQLIFAIRAGKLTKSSEMVAMVNRLQDLSVEKAPLPTLLARSVTEKNELIDRRLIMQGPLVARFLLNTLLDSDDAGERLKILDLLRRMGSLLPPLLLEKLSEPMPWYGKRNLIKLFSETGSKQDASKIFDYLNHEDIRVQQEALSCIFQLSGDDKKDNLLEALSLATGPMKEQVVRALSPMADEEVVSTIADLLGDWPYFSDDDRDPLLLQIVTLLGRGSSRSAEVALEEFLKNEGKGKARTIGELVWQATRQSVRHIKTMRRELSKRQIQETLEKDAGIPSPTPQQQKNKATFRTDFSEEALIAKLFKEGDEDRAAKLLVDLIDKASSLQRFSEAEALRDWLIETAPFALNDIIRTAEVIETAKREGISNNFLNVWSNLHDNLTTEEFNALYYSMEHLILSGEEVLVKQGDMSPALYFISSGKVKLFYDDKGTEILSKVIESGEIFGQDTFFDASVWTMTAVSLSRTEVSVLPLKNTSDWVDEQPALESKLHDLAKKEGGVQQPLKKVKSSRREHKRYVIGGSVLASILEKDLKGSGMQLRGDCADISRGGISFLIRVSNKKNARILLGRDVRLQLSCLSVPGKLLNIDGVLMTVRSLYSMNNDYSAHVRFHKPLGEEELRGILEAGEPEN from the coding sequence ATGGCAGAAGCAGATAAGCAGCAGGTAGCTCTTGATGTTCTGAAAACCCTCAACGCTGCTGTCATTACAACCAAGCTGTATCCACCAAGGTATCCTCAGGTCGCCAATGCTGCTGATAACGCCTTCAGCTTGATTACTGAATACCAGCGAAAATTCGGGTCTCTCAGCTTCAGTCTTGTTGATGATGCTCCCAAACTATGTGGTTTGCCGGTCAGCAAGAAAACATTGGGGAAGATGCATGGTGAAGATGTTTTTCAACAGCTCAGGCTTCTCAAGCTGAATCATCTTGTTCTTGAAAGAGGAATCAGCCGCGAGCCTTTCGATAAGCTCCTTACTTTTTTTACAACCTCGCCGCAACTGGTGGGCAGAGAAGGTGGTGGACGTGCTTTTGTTGTAAATCTCGGTTTAAACGATCTTTTCCCGGAAGAGTATTTGGTTGAATTACCGGAGGAAAGAGAGGACGTCTTTGCGGCCGTTCTCACCCGTCTGGTAGAAGAGGACCGGGTTACGACTGAGGACATGCAGTCCGTTTCCACGGAAATAGATGGTGAAACCGTCGCCGGCCAGAAACGTATTTCCGCTCTTGGCACCCTGAACAAGGAGCCGGGGCGCCTCACCGATATACTTCTCGCCGGCATAGCTGATGCGCTCCAGGGGATAAACAGAATCGGGGAGATTTCATTTCCCTCATCTTTTACCATTATTCTTCGCAACGTCAACAGGTTTACGGACCAGGAGGAAAGAGAGTCTTTGGCGCAATCACTTGCGGCAGTCTGTGCCCGGCATTTTGACGATTTTGCCCTTCATCTTCTCCTCCTGCAAAATTATCCAGGGGGATTTGGCCTGAGGCTCTACGATAAGCTTCTTGCCGCGATAGCCGGCAGCTTTGATGATGTTGTCAGACTGATTCGGGAAGAGGAAGAGGTTGTTGCCAGGAATTCCGGAAAATCCTCCGAACAATATAAACACATTGCTTCGGCAGTTGAACGTCTCTTTGACTCCAGACGGGGCCAGCAGTATCTGGTTCGGGAAAAAGCCAGGGAGCTTCTGGAAACCGGAGAAAAGGAGAGGCATAAAAAAAGGATTCAGGCCGGTATCAGCGGCATATTGCATGGCGACGTCAACAGCCTGAGGAATAAGGAGGTCGTCGAGCACCTGCCGGCAACGGTTGAAACGCTTATTGCCAGGGGTAAAGATAAGGCGGCTGCCACTATCATAACCAATATTACCACCGAACTGATTCGGGGTGAACAGAGTAGCCATGATCTGCTCAGTGAATGTCTGAGCCGCATAGGTGAAAGCCTCATCAGTGCCTCGAAATGGGATTGGCTGGAAAGACTCTCCAAACCCTTGATGGCTTGGCTGAAGGAGGCCGACAGGGCTGATGAGGTATGCGAAAATATTGTTGAAATCCTGCTCAATCTTTTAAAGCACTATTGGAAGATGGGCGAGGATAAAAAAGCCGATAAAATCCTGCAGCTCATCTTCGCCATTCGTGCCGGCAAGCTGACCAAGAGTTCGGAAATGGTCGCAATGGTAAACCGTCTGCAGGATCTGTCCGTTGAGAAAGCACCATTGCCCACCTTGCTCGCCAGGAGTGTAACGGAAAAAAATGAGCTGATCGACAGGCGGCTGATCATGCAGGGACCGCTTGTTGCCCGGTTTCTGCTCAATACGCTTCTGGATTCCGATGATGCCGGGGAGCGCTTAAAGATATTGGATCTACTCAGGCGCATGGGTTCTCTGCTTCCGCCGCTGCTCCTTGAAAAACTGTCTGAACCAATGCCCTGGTACGGCAAACGCAATCTGATAAAACTGTTCTCTGAAACCGGCAGTAAACAAGATGCTTCCAAAATTTTTGATTATCTCAACCATGAAGATATACGAGTACAGCAGGAGGCCCTGTCCTGCATATTCCAGTTGAGTGGGGATGATAAAAAAGATAATCTTCTGGAGGCATTGTCTCTGGCCACGGGTCCGATGAAAGAGCAGGTTGTCCGCGCCCTCTCTCCTATGGCCGATGAAGAGGTGGTCAGCACGATTGCGGATCTTCTCGGAGACTGGCCATATTTTTCCGATGATGACAGGGATCCGCTGCTTCTCCAGATAGTCACCCTGCTGGGAAGAGGGTCCAGCCGAAGTGCTGAAGTTGCATTAGAGGAATTTCTTAAAAATGAAGGCAAGGGAAAAGCGCGAACAATAGGCGAGTTGGTCTGGCAGGCAACAAGGCAGTCGGTGCGCCATATTAAAACAATGAGAAGAGAGCTAAGTAAAAGGCAGATCCAGGAAACATTGGAAAAAGATGCAGGCATCCCTTCTCCAACTCCGCAACAGCAGAAAAACAAAGCGACATTTCGCACGGATTTCAGCGAAGAGGCCCTCATAGCAAAGCTTTTTAAAGAGGGCGATGAAGACAGAGCCGCGAAGCTTCTGGTCGACCTGATAGATAAGGCCTCGAGTTTGCAACGCTTTTCAGAGGCAGAAGCATTGAGAGACTGGTTGATAGAAACTGCTCCTTTCGCCTTAAACGATATCATTCGCACGGCTGAAGTCATAGAAACAGCGAAGCGCGAGGGAATCAGTAATAATTTTCTTAATGTATGGTCAAATCTGCACGATAATCTGACAACGGAAGAGTTCAATGCTCTTTACTATTCAATGGAGCATCTGATTCTTTCTGGAGAAGAGGTTCTGGTAAAACAGGGCGATATGAGTCCTGCATTATATTTCATCAGTTCAGGAAAAGTGAAGCTGTTTTACGATGATAAGGGTACTGAGATCCTTTCCAAAGTAATCGAAAGCGGGGAGATTTTCGGACAGGATACCTTCTTCGATGCCTCCGTCTGGACCATGACTGCCGTATCGCTTTCCAGAACCGAAGTATCTGTTCTCCCTCTGAAAAATACTTCTGACTGGGTGGATGAACAACCTGCACTGGAGTCAAAGCTCCACGATCTGGCCAAAAAAGAGGGCGGTGTTCAGCAGCCATTGAAAAAGGTGAAGAGCAGCCGCAGAGAGCATAAACGATACGTGATCGGCGGGAGTGTACTTGCCTCCATTCTCGAGAAAGATCTCAAGGGGTCGGGCATGCAGCTGAGAGGCGATTGTGCCGATATCTCCCGAGGTGGAATCTCTTTTCTGATCAGGGTTTCCAATAAAAAGAATGCCAGGATCCTGTTGGGCAGGGATGTACGTCTGCAACTGTCCTGCCTCAGCGTCCCGGGGAAATTGCTCAATATTGACGGAGTCCTGATGACCGTGCGTTCTCTCTACTCCATGAATAACGACTATTCTGCTCATGTCAGATTCCATAAGCCTCTCGGGGAAGAAGAACTCAGGGGAATACTTGAAGCAGGCGAGCCGGAAAATTGA
- a CDS encoding Maf family protein — translation MLTARENIILASASPRRHAYLKELGLDFKVYATDIDETPKYREVPLDYAARMVREKGEAVMEKYPESWVIAADTVVFLQKNILGKPQSRENAVRTLMLLRGREHQVATAFGVGCVSKNIFHEETVVTRVKFSFFSEETARAYAATGEPTDKAGAYGIQGMGAIFVEELQGSCSNVVGLPLCQLIEALYKYGIVETQ, via the coding sequence ATGCTTACAGCAAGAGAAAATATCATACTGGCTTCGGCCTCCCCCAGGCGGCATGCCTATCTCAAGGAATTGGGTCTGGATTTCAAGGTTTATGCAACTGACATAGATGAAACACCGAAATACCGAGAGGTTCCTCTTGATTATGCGGCCAGAATGGTCAGGGAAAAAGGCGAAGCTGTAATGGAGAAGTACCCGGAGAGTTGGGTAATAGCTGCCGATACTGTCGTTTTTCTCCAGAAGAATATTCTCGGTAAACCGCAAAGCCGCGAGAACGCCGTCAGAACGCTTATGCTGCTGCGCGGCAGGGAGCATCAGGTGGCCACAGCTTTTGGGGTTGGCTGCGTCAGCAAAAATATTTTCCATGAAGAGACGGTGGTGACTCGGGTAAAATTTTCTTTTTTTTCTGAAGAAACCGCCCGCGCTTATGCCGCAACGGGGGAGCCGACCGATAAGGCGGGCGCCTACGGAATTCAGGGTATGGGCGCGATCTTTGTCGAAGAACTCCAGGGATCCTGCTCGAATGTTGTAGGCCTCCCTCTGTGTCAACTAATCGAGGCTTTGTATAAATATGGCATTGTTGAAACACAATGA
- the fabL gene encoding enoyl-[acyl-carrier-protein] reductase FabL, with translation MFQLKGKIALVTGGSRGIGRAIAVRLAQHGVDIVVNYVRHKKDAQETAAEVEKLGRECLLVKANVAKESDVAAMFAMIEDRFGKLDILVSNAASGVLKPAMELTERHWNWAMDINARALLTLVQHGAPLMTGGGRVIAVSSLGAIRAIENYTTVGASKAALESLVRHLAVELGSRKINVNTVSAGAVDTDALKKFPNRDEILSTALRRTPMGRLTTADDVADVALFLCSQFSTMIQGQVITVDGGYAIRG, from the coding sequence ATGTTTCAATTAAAGGGTAAAATAGCCCTGGTAACAGGAGGATCGAGGGGTATCGGCCGTGCTATTGCAGTGCGACTGGCTCAGCATGGTGTCGATATCGTAGTAAATTATGTCCGCCATAAAAAAGACGCCCAGGAAACTGCAGCCGAAGTTGAAAAACTTGGCAGGGAATGCCTCCTGGTCAAGGCAAATGTTGCCAAAGAAAGCGATGTTGCCGCCATGTTCGCGATGATAGAGGATAGGTTCGGCAAGCTGGATATATTGGTGAGCAATGCAGCTTCCGGAGTTTTGAAACCTGCCATGGAACTCACTGAGAGGCACTGGAACTGGGCAATGGATATAAATGCCCGGGCATTGTTGACCCTTGTGCAGCATGGAGCCCCGCTCATGACGGGTGGAGGCCGTGTTATCGCCGTCTCCAGCCTGGGTGCCATCCGGGCAATCGAAAACTATACAACCGTCGGAGCATCAAAGGCAGCACTGGAGTCTTTGGTGAGGCATCTGGCCGTTGAGCTTGGTTCGAGAAAAATCAACGTCAATACCGTCAGTGCCGGAGCTGTAGATACCGATGCACTGAAAAAATTTCCCAATAGAGACGAAATTCTCTCCACAGCTCTCCGACGCACCCCGATGGGCAGATTGACGACAGCCGACGATGTCGCCGATGTGGCGCTCTTTCTCTGCAGTCAGTTTTCTACCATGATCCAGGGACAGGTTATAACCGTTGACGGCGGTTATGCCATAAGGGGATAG
- a CDS encoding DUF362 domain-containing protein — MQQLHSSVYLRRCMTYDFEKLKCFFDDSFGVADFSPRSAKVFIKPNLISAGGTGLACTDPRFLLALGEWLIEKGAKVGIGDSPAFGKASSVLRALGIEGELRQRGIMITDFTSVSTRRLACGVEIGVAPEPLACDYFVNAPKLKAHSQLYVTLALKNIFGIVQGVRKSMLHMRHGGAGTLFSRIILDLQDLLPRQYTVVDGISAMHRQGPIHGDHLELGCVAFSADPVAVDTALLQALRLDHCRSPLWCEAKKRGDSGADIENILFPLLTPDAFYDTHFSAPEELSPLRFSPFRFLRNTLKRSCLRVTGR; from the coding sequence ATGCAGCAGCTACATTCCTCCGTCTATCTCCGCAGGTGCATGACCTACGACTTCGAAAAACTGAAATGTTTTTTCGATGACAGTTTTGGAGTGGCTGATTTTTCTCCACGTTCGGCAAAAGTATTCATCAAACCTAATCTCATTTCAGCCGGTGGTACAGGTCTTGCCTGTACGGATCCCCGATTCTTGCTGGCCCTTGGTGAGTGGCTCATCGAAAAAGGAGCCAAAGTCGGTATCGGAGATTCACCTGCATTTGGCAAAGCCTCCAGTGTACTGCGGGCACTGGGGATCGAGGGTGAATTGAGGCAGCGGGGGATTATGATTACCGATTTTACCTCTGTTTCCACAAGAAGGCTGGCATGTGGGGTGGAAATAGGGGTTGCGCCAGAGCCTCTGGCCTGTGATTATTTTGTCAATGCGCCAAAGCTAAAAGCGCATAGCCAACTCTATGTTACGCTGGCGTTAAAAAATATTTTCGGTATTGTACAGGGCGTGCGCAAATCGATGCTTCATATGCGTCACGGCGGAGCCGGCACTCTTTTCAGCAGGATCATTCTGGATTTGCAGGATTTGCTGCCCCGGCAATATACGGTTGTCGACGGTATTTCCGCCATGCACCGGCAGGGACCTATCCATGGTGATCATCTTGAATTGGGCTGTGTTGCCTTTTCGGCGGACCCGGTGGCTGTCGATACTGCGCTTCTGCAGGCGCTTCGATTGGACCACTGCAGAAGTCCCCTGTGGTGTGAGGCAAAAAAAAGAGGAGATTCAGGGGCCGATATAGAGAATATACTCTTTCCGTTGTTGACGCCCGATGCGTTTTACGACACGCACTTCAGTGCCCCTGAGGAGCTTTCACCGTTGCGGTTCAGCCCATTTCGTTTTCTCCGGAATACCTTGAAGAGGTCCTGTCTCAGGGTGACGGGCCGGTAA
- a CDS encoding phosphoglycerate dehydrogenase, producing MKKYKIKVMNAIAREGLDLLGEEYEVSADETAPDGILVRSSTVDTDDYPGLLAVARAGSGVNNISVEKATEKGICVFNTPGANANAVVDLVFPMIGVWMRNIYEGISFCQSLAGGDPSRVNRQVESKKAVFKGVEIAGRNLAVVGLGKIGVRLANGGIHRHMNVKGFDPRPTLENIHLLLPEVKITRTLAQTLADADVVSLHLPLGPNTEGMVDEEFLAMMKNDAILVNYARGPIVNEKAVLDALDAGRLQGYITDFPTSGSIGHPKVLTTPHLGASTSESEEKCATMAVNELSNFLEYGNIGYSVNFPNLESTPSAKVHTRLIMINRDVPGMIAFASNVISRFNINIASYINESNGTIGYNIIDLESPVTAELVKEIEKNQDVIRTRLILFK from the coding sequence GTGAAAAAGTACAAGATAAAAGTGATGAATGCGATTGCCCGGGAAGGGCTTGATCTCCTGGGCGAAGAATATGAGGTTTCGGCTGATGAAACAGCACCGGACGGTATTCTGGTGCGGAGTTCCACTGTCGATACCGACGACTATCCGGGACTTCTGGCCGTGGCCAGGGCTGGTTCTGGGGTAAATAATATCTCTGTTGAGAAGGCGACTGAGAAAGGGATCTGTGTCTTTAATACACCCGGTGCAAATGCCAACGCCGTCGTCGATCTTGTATTTCCAATGATCGGAGTCTGGATGAGGAACATCTATGAAGGGATCAGTTTCTGTCAGTCTCTGGCGGGAGGGGATCCATCCCGGGTGAACCGGCAGGTTGAAAGTAAGAAAGCGGTGTTTAAAGGGGTGGAGATTGCCGGCAGGAATCTGGCAGTAGTGGGTCTTGGAAAAATCGGAGTGAGGCTTGCCAACGGCGGCATTCACAGACACATGAACGTCAAGGGATTTGATCCGAGACCAACGCTGGAGAACATTCATCTTCTGCTGCCGGAGGTGAAAATTACCAGAACGCTGGCGCAGACGCTGGCTGATGCGGATGTAGTCAGCCTTCACCTCCCTTTAGGGCCGAACACCGAAGGAATGGTTGACGAGGAATTCCTTGCTATGATGAAAAATGACGCTATCCTGGTTAACTACGCCAGAGGTCCGATCGTTAACGAGAAGGCGGTCCTTGATGCCCTTGATGCGGGACGTCTGCAGGGGTACATAACCGATTTTCCCACATCCGGATCAATTGGTCACCCTAAGGTGTTGACGACCCCTCATCTCGGAGCCTCCACCAGTGAATCCGAAGAAAAATGTGCTACCATGGCCGTCAATGAACTTTCAAATTTCCTGGAGTACGGCAATATCGGCTACAGTGTTAATTTCCCTAATCTCGAATCAACTCCTTCCGCTAAAGTGCACACGCGGCTGATCATGATTAACAGGGATGTCCCGGGAATGATCGCCTTTGCGTCAAATGTTATCAGTAGGTTCAATATAAATATCGCCAGTTATATAAATGAATCGAACGGTACTATCGGTTATAATATAATCGATCTTGAATCGCCGGTGACTGCCGAACTGGTCAAGGAAATAGAAAAAAACCAGGATGTCATCAGAACCAGATTGATATTGTTCAAATAA